In one window of Henckelia pumila isolate YLH828 chromosome 1, ASM3356847v2, whole genome shotgun sequence DNA:
- the LOC140875072 gene encoding VQ motif-containing protein 9, translating to MDKGFSSVSSSTSSSNGGGGGGGGSSSEMYLKQVNKNSQKISKPVRKPLPTVAAAAPILEPSTQPQSQSQQPPVYNINKNDFRDVVQKLTGSPSHERFPTPPPVSQPRPSSSRLQRIRPPPLVQIGNRPPQMTQVVPRPPNDFDQRAVGLPLPPLPPLPSVHPAAESPISAYMRFIQNSSIPSAPSPLWNGVAAAGPRADSLLPQNEVGQRGAHPQSLSQLQPIESPISTYMRVLQGSVNSTSAALPRWNSVGPPLPHPPPTHTQQHPPPVPSSSAWPSPFPVLPLSPLPFGCVPAPMSPYAMLSPSLLFSPTGQLGLPQLPLSPTVPLPSPRWKGM from the coding sequence ATGGATAAAGGATTTAGTAGTGTGTCATCTTCAACTAGTAGTAGTAATGGCGGCGGCGGTGGAGGCGGCGGGAGCAGCAGCGAAATGTACTTGAAACAAGTGAACAAGAATTCTCAGAAGATATCGAAGCCTGTTCGGAAGCCTCTACCTACAGTAGCTGCGGCGGCGCCGATTCTTGAACCCAGTACGCAGCCGCAGTCGCAGTCGCAGCAGCCACCGGTGTATAACATCAACAAGAACGACTTCCGCGACGTCGTTCAGAAGCTCACGGGTTCGCCGTCTCATGAGCGTTTTCCTACGCCGCCGCCAGTCTCCCAACCGAGGCCATCCAGCTCCCGACTACAGAGGATCCGTCCCCCACCTTTGGTCCAAATTGGCAACCGCCCTCCGCAGATGACTCAGGTGGTTCCTCGTCCTCCTAACGATTTCGATCAACGGGCGGTGGGACTGCCCTTACCGCCGCTGCCGCCTTTGCCATCTGTGCATCCGGCGGCGGAGTCACCTATTTCTGCCTACATGCGTTTTATCCAGAACTCTTCTATCCCCTCTGCTCCGTCGCCTTTGTGGAATGGTGTGGCCGCAGCTGGACCTCGCGCCGATTCTCTCCTGCCTCAAAACGAAGTCGGTCAGCGGGGAGCTCATCCTCAATCCTTATCGCAGCTACAGCCGATAGAATCCCCGATCTCTACTTACATGCGTGTTCTTCAGGGCTCGGTAAACTCCACGTCTGCTGCTTTGCCACGGTGGAACAGTGTCGGCCCACCATTGCCTCACCCTCCACCTACCCACACACAGCAACACCCGCCGCCTGTGCCATCATCGTCTGCTTGGCCATCACCTTTTCCAGTGCTTCCTCTCTCTCCGCTGCCATTTGGATGCGTTCCAGCGCCTATGTCTCCTTACGCTATGCTCTCTCCGAGTTTGCTGTTTTCACCGACCGGTCAACTGGGGTTGCCACAGTTACCCTTATCACCGACGGTGCCTCTTCCTAGCCCAAGGTGGAAGGGCATGTAA
- the LOC140890535 gene encoding xylulose kinase 2 produces MEDFSLPKDSYFLGFDSSTQSLKATVLDANLNIVASDIINFDSELSHYKTKDGVYRDPSVNGRIVSPTIMWVEALDVLLQRLEKSKLDFGKIAAISGSGQQHGSVYWKNGSSFILSSLDSKKALVDQFGDAFSVNESPIWMDSSTTEQCKEIEKSVGGGLELSKLTGSRAYERFTGPQIRRIFETQPEAYKNTERISLVSSFMASLFIGKYACIDQTDGAGMNLMDIKKRAWSELILEATAPGLEEKLGKLAPAHAVAGLIAPYFVQRYKFDKNCLIIQWSGDNPNSLAGLTLSSPGDLAISLGTSDTVFGITNEHKPCLEGHVFPNPVDEKGYMVMLCYKNGSLTREDIRNQCADKSWDVFNSCLQETQPLNGGKIGFYYKEHEILPPLPVGFHRYVLENFNGDSLDGVKEREVDAFDPTSEVRALVEGQLLSMRAHAERFGLPSPPNRIIATGGASANKCILALISSIFGCNIYTIQSSDSASMGAALRAAHGWLCNKKGGFVPISSMYMDKLEQTSLNCKLAATSGDEELVTKYALLMKKRMEIENNLVKKLGRL; encoded by the exons ATGGAGGATTTCTCTCTCCCAAAAGATTCTTACTTTCTTGGATTTGATAGCTCTACGCA GTCATTGAAGGCAACTGTTTTGGATGCAAATCTCAATATCGTAGCTTCTgatataattaattttgattCCGAATTAAGCCATTACAAAACCAAAGATGGTGTTTATAGGGATCCTTCTGTCAATGGGAGGATTGTTTCACCCACCATAATGTGGGTTGAAGCATTGGATGTGTTACTTCAGAGGCTCGAAAAGTCGAAATTAGATTTCGGAAAAATTGCTGCCATTTCCGGTAGCGGACAGCAACACGGTAGTGTGTATTGGAAAAATGGGAGTTCTTTTATTCTTTCGTCATTGGACTCAAAGAAGGCGTTGGTGGATCAGTTTGGTGATGCATTTTCGGTCAATGAATCGCCTATATGGATGGATAGTAGCACTACTGAACAATGTAAGGAGAttgagaaatctgttggtggtGGACTGGAGTTGTCAAAGCTCACTGGTTCTCGAGCTTATGAAAGATTTACGGGTCCGCAAATTCGGAGAATATTTGAGACACAGCCAGAGGCTTATAAGAATACTGAGAGAATCTCTCTAGTTAGCTCATTTATGGCATCTCTTTTTATCGGGAAATATGCTTGTATTGATCAAACGGATGGGGCGGGGATGAATTTGATGGACATCAAAAAGAGGGCTTGGTCAGAATTAATATTGGAG GCCACTGCTCCAGGCTTGGAGGAAAAACTTGGGAAATTAGCTCCTGCGCACGCTGTAGCTGGTTTGATCGCTCCTTATTTTGTGCAGAG GTATAAATTTGACAAGAACTGTTTGATCATTCAGTGGTCTGGCGATAACCCCAACAGCCTAGCTG GTTTAACCCTCAGCAGTCCTGGGGATCTAGCCATAAGTCTTGGAACCAGTGACACT GTCTTTGGGATCACCAACGAGCACAAGCCATGCTTAGAAGGGCACGTCTTTCCGAATCCCGTGGATGAAAAAGGTTACATGGTAATGCTGTGCTACAAGAACGGGTCTCTGACACGTGAAG ATATACGCAACCAATGTGCAGATAAATCTTGGGATGTTTTTAATTCATGTTTACAGGAAACACAACCTCTAAATG GTGGAAAGATAGGCTTTTATTACAAGGAACATGAAATTCTTCCTCCCCTCCCAG TTGGATTCCATCGTTACGTTCTCGAAAATTTTAATGGAGACTCGTTAGATGGAGTAAAAGAACGTGAAGTTGATGCATTTGACCCTACTTCTGAG GTCCGAGCATTAGTGGAGGGCCAGTTGCTCTCGATGCGAGCACACGCAGAACGGTTCGGGCTCCCTTCACCTCCCAACCGTATAATTGCTACCGGCGGAGCATCAGCAAACAAATGCATTCTCGCTTTAATATCTTCCATATTTGGGTGCAATATCTATACAATTCAAAGCTCAG ACTCGGCTTCAATGGGTGCTGCACTAAGAGCTGCTCATGGATGGCTGTGCAACAAGAAGGGCGGTTTCGTTCCTATATCTAGCATGTACATGGACAAGTTGGAACAGACGTCTCTAAACTGCAAGCTCGCGGCTACTTCTGGAGATGAAGAGCTTGTTACTAAGTATGCTTTGTTGATGAAGAAGAGAATGGAGATTGAGAATAATCTTGTCAAGAAACTGGGACGATTGTGA
- the LOC140889091 gene encoding uncharacterized protein — MAEADASSPPSLAEQYLLKEKEQKPEMAANAGGGSEVNPMIGAPAEESVQKNEEAPAAVDSEDPPANAEEGSEASAGESTESSPASEKTDDANPASEESNESPESENSVDQEAEETPEIKIETAPADFRFPTTNQTRHCFTRYIEYHRCVAAKGEGAPECDKFAKYYRSLCPGEWIDRWNEQRENGTFPGPL; from the exons ATGGCCGAAGCTGACGCCTCCAGTCCCCCATCTTTAGCTGAG CAATATTTATTGAAGGAGAAAGAACAGAAGCCAGAAATGGCTGCAAATGCTGGAGGAGGATCTGAGGTTAATCCCATGATAGGAGCTCCTGCTGAGGAAAGTGTTCAGAAAAATGAGGAAGCCCCAGCTGCTGTTGATAGTGAAGACCCTCCTGCAAATGCTGAAGAGGGTAGTGAAGCCTCCGCAGGAGAAAGTACGGAATCCAGTCCTGCGAGTGAAAAGACTGATGATGCCAATCCGGCCAGTGAAGAAAGCAATGAAAGTCCTGAATCTGAGAACTCAGTCGATCAAGAAGCCGAAGAGACTCCAGAGATCAAG ATTGAGACTGCACCAGCAGATTTTCGTTTCCCAACAACTAATCAAACCAGGCACTGCTTCACTAGATATATTGAGTATCATAG GTGTGTTGCTGCTAAAGGTGAAGGTGCTCCAGAGTGTGACAAGTTTGCCAAATACTATCGCTCCCTTTGTCCCGGTGAATGG ATTGATAGATGGAATGAGCAAAGGGAAAATGGCACTTTTCCAGGTCCTCTGTAA